A region of Paractinoplanes abujensis DNA encodes the following proteins:
- a CDS encoding glycoside hydrolase family 43 protein, with protein sequence MTIARTALRQISNPVLPGFHPDPSILRVGTDYYIATSTFEWYPGVRVHHSANLVDWTPLGGALGEKRLLDLTGTGDSNGVWAPNLSYAHGEYHLLYSDVATFTGGFWDPQNYLVTGPTPTGPWSDPVVLHGRGFDASLFHDDDGTTWMLSMVADWRPGRNRFAGISIQQYDRQARKLVGPEHMIFNGTAAAVTEAPNLYRKDGWYYLVTAEGGTSWAHQVTVARSSHLLGPYRADPAGPLLTSAGDPTLELQKAGHGSLVETPGGQWYLAHLVGRPYSELGRCVLGRESALQEVTWTDDGWPRIAGGVPATSVAAPREADVPEVRPVSSEQSEDDPFDGPTLGVNWSTLRRPATPDWVSLTERPSHLRLYGGFSPMGRHKPSLVARRVVAADCAFEATMEFEPRNYRQLAGITAYYNTRNWYYLHVTADDDGTPVIDLLACDSGQVTIVPGVRAPIGSPGPIRLRVHFEGPTLTFAYALPGGHWQSAGPALDATTLSDEYAARAVNGEPAAWGFTGAFVGLWAQDLGREGAYADFDRASYQVALRDS encoded by the coding sequence ATGACCATCGCCAGAACGGCGCTGCGGCAGATCAGCAACCCGGTGCTGCCCGGGTTCCACCCCGACCCGTCGATCCTGCGGGTGGGCACCGACTACTACATCGCCACCTCGACGTTCGAGTGGTATCCGGGCGTACGGGTGCATCACTCGGCCAACCTGGTCGACTGGACGCCGCTGGGTGGCGCGCTCGGCGAGAAGCGGCTGCTCGACCTGACCGGCACCGGCGACTCCAACGGCGTGTGGGCGCCCAACCTGTCGTACGCGCACGGCGAATACCACCTGCTCTACTCCGACGTGGCGACGTTCACCGGCGGGTTCTGGGATCCGCAGAACTACCTCGTGACCGGGCCGACACCGACCGGGCCGTGGTCCGATCCGGTGGTGCTGCACGGCCGCGGCTTCGACGCCTCGCTGTTCCACGACGACGACGGCACGACGTGGATGCTGTCGATGGTGGCCGACTGGCGACCCGGCCGGAACCGTTTCGCGGGCATCTCGATCCAGCAGTACGACCGGCAGGCCCGCAAGCTGGTCGGCCCCGAGCACATGATCTTCAACGGCACCGCGGCGGCCGTGACCGAGGCGCCCAACCTGTATCGCAAGGACGGCTGGTACTACCTGGTCACCGCCGAGGGCGGCACCAGCTGGGCGCATCAGGTGACCGTCGCCCGCTCGAGCCACCTGCTCGGCCCCTACCGGGCCGACCCGGCCGGCCCGCTGCTCACCTCGGCCGGTGACCCGACGCTGGAGCTGCAGAAGGCCGGGCACGGCAGCCTCGTCGAGACGCCCGGCGGTCAGTGGTATCTCGCGCACCTGGTCGGCCGGCCGTACTCCGAGCTGGGCCGGTGCGTGCTCGGCCGCGAGTCGGCCCTGCAGGAGGTGACCTGGACCGACGACGGCTGGCCGCGGATCGCCGGCGGTGTGCCCGCCACGTCGGTGGCCGCGCCGCGCGAGGCCGACGTGCCCGAGGTGCGGCCGGTGTCGTCGGAGCAGAGCGAGGACGACCCCTTCGACGGCCCCACGCTGGGCGTCAACTGGTCGACGCTGCGCCGCCCGGCCACGCCCGACTGGGTGTCGCTGACCGAACGCCCGTCACACCTGCGCCTCTACGGCGGCTTCTCCCCGATGGGCCGCCACAAGCCCAGCCTGGTCGCGCGCCGGGTGGTCGCGGCCGACTGCGCGTTCGAGGCGACGATGGAGTTCGAGCCGCGCAACTACCGCCAGCTCGCCGGCATCACGGCCTACTACAACACCCGCAACTGGTACTACCTGCACGTCACGGCCGACGACGACGGCACCCCGGTGATCGACCTGCTTGCCTGCGACAGCGGCCAGGTGACGATCGTGCCCGGCGTGCGCGCGCCGATCGGCTCCCCCGGCCCGATCCGGCTGCGGGTGCACTTCGAGGGCCCGACCCTGACCTTCGCGTACGCCCTGCCCGGCGGCCACTGGCAGTCAGCCGGCCCGGCCCTCGACGCCACCACGCTCTCCGACGAATACGCCGCCCGGGCCGTCAACGGCGAACCCGCCGCGTGGGGCTTCACCGGCGCGTTCGT